From the genome of Thiohalorhabdus sp. Cl-TMA, one region includes:
- a CDS encoding NAD(P)H-dependent flavin oxidoreductase — translation MIDHAFPALRILGRKLLPIIQGGMGVGVSAHNLAGTVAAAGGVGTIASVDLRQLHPDLLKEHKRSRDPADHTAANLVAIDREIRAARAIAGSGGFIAVNVMRALRDYAEQVRQACASGANAIIMGAGLPLELPALTADYPDVALIPIVSDGRALRITLKRWKRQNRLPDAVVVENPRYAGGHLGVGKVGEERDPRYDYPTVLPEVRAALAEFGDEAAAVPVIAAGGINGPERLAEVMELGADGAQVGTPFAVSAEGDAHPEFKRVLLGANPASDTVTFISAAGLPARAVRTPWLDRYLGLEEQLLNRACPETATCPTFVECLAHCGFKDGKASAGQFCIETRLAAAQKGKVSQGLFFRGGAALPFGSQIRSVRETLCHLLGVTASHETAIATP, via the coding sequence ATGATCGATCACGCATTTCCCGCGCTCCGCATCCTCGGCCGGAAGCTTCTTCCCATCATTCAAGGCGGCATGGGTGTGGGGGTTTCCGCCCACAACCTGGCCGGAACCGTCGCCGCCGCGGGGGGCGTGGGCACCATCGCCAGCGTGGACCTGCGCCAGCTGCACCCCGACCTCCTCAAGGAGCACAAGCGCAGCCGGGATCCGGCGGACCATACCGCCGCCAACCTGGTGGCCATCGACCGGGAAATCCGGGCGGCGCGGGCCATTGCGGGATCCGGGGGCTTCATCGCGGTGAACGTCATGCGCGCCCTGCGCGATTACGCCGAGCAGGTGCGCCAGGCCTGCGCCAGCGGCGCAAACGCCATCATCATGGGGGCCGGCCTGCCGCTGGAGCTTCCGGCGCTCACCGCGGACTACCCCGATGTGGCACTGATTCCCATCGTTTCCGATGGCCGCGCCCTGCGGATCACCCTAAAGCGCTGGAAACGGCAGAACCGCCTCCCCGACGCGGTGGTGGTGGAGAATCCCCGCTACGCCGGGGGCCATCTGGGAGTGGGCAAGGTGGGCGAGGAGCGGGACCCGCGCTACGACTACCCCACGGTGCTGCCCGAGGTGCGCGCCGCCCTGGCCGAGTTCGGCGACGAGGCCGCCGCGGTGCCGGTGATCGCCGCCGGGGGCATAAACGGACCCGAGCGGCTAGCCGAGGTCATGGAGCTGGGCGCCGACGGCGCCCAGGTGGGCACCCCCTTCGCCGTTTCCGCCGAAGGCGACGCCCATCCCGAGTTCAAGCGCGTCCTGCTGGGGGCCAACCCGGCCAGCGACACCGTGACCTTCATCAGCGCCGCCGGCCTGCCCGCACGGGCCGTGCGCACCCCCTGGCTCGACCGCTACCTGGGACTGGAAGAGCAGCTCTTGAACCGAGCCTGCCCGGAAACGGCCACCTGCCCCACCTTCGTCGAGTGCCTCGCCCATTGCGGCTTCAAGGACGGCAAGGCGAGCGCCGGCCAGTTCTGTATCGAGACGCGCCTGGCCGCCGCCCAGAAGGGCAAGGTCAGCCAGGGCCTGTTCTTCCGCGGCGGCGCCGCCCTTCCCTTCGGGAGCCAGATCCGCTCGGTGCGCGAGACGCTGTGCCACCTCCTGGGCGTCACTGCCTCCCATGAGACGGCCATAGCGACCCCCTGA
- a CDS encoding SUF system Fe-S cluster assembly regulator, producing the protein MLRISKMTDYGTVVMTHLARNPERRFSARELASDLHIGVPTVSKILKVLERGNLLVAQRGKNGGYSLARDPKEISVAQVIRAMEGPIALTECASDALQCEQEKSCSVQSNWQRINHAIMRALEGVSVAEMTEPISVQGVQTRTLAFLGVHEQAPLVQAE; encoded by the coding sequence ATGCTACGCATCAGTAAGATGACCGATTACGGCACCGTGGTCATGACGCACCTCGCCAGGAACCCGGAGCGGCGGTTCAGCGCTCGGGAGCTAGCGAGCGATCTGCACATCGGCGTGCCCACGGTGAGCAAGATCCTGAAGGTCCTGGAGCGCGGCAACCTGCTGGTGGCCCAGCGCGGCAAGAACGGCGGGTATTCTCTGGCCCGCGACCCGAAGGAGATCTCCGTGGCCCAGGTGATCCGGGCCATGGAAGGGCCCATCGCCCTGACCGAGTGCGCCAGCGACGCCCTGCAGTGCGAGCAGGAGAAGTCCTGCTCGGTGCAGAGCAACTGGCAGCGCATCAATCACGCCATCATGCGGGCCCTGGAAGGGGTCTCGGTGGCAGAAATGACGGAACCGATTTCGGTCCAGGGTGTGCAGACCCGCACCCTGGCGTTCCTGGGGGTCCACGAGCAGGCCCCCCTGGTCCAAGCGGAATAA